In one window of Thermodesulfobacteriota bacterium DNA:
- the ccsA gene encoding cytochrome c biogenesis protein CcsA translates to MKPFLIAAITFYILSVITVIVHHASGSKKLGSASKWLLVLGLLVHSGGLIERIVTTGHAPMASMYETLVFFSWTTVLVSAIVIFRYDERETEVITLPVAVLALFFALMNEKPGGPLTLVLRTIWFETHVISSFAAYALFTLAFSGAVIYLWKKWKGVQAEDIKKFQEIAAKSILWGFFFFSASMFAGAVWAYLAWGTYWLWEPKVIWSFIVWFYYAGAMHAWYVREWRGVGLSIATVLGFFVVLFTYLGVSLLMKSSHSF, encoded by the coding sequence ATGAAGCCGTTCCTTATAGCCGCAATTACGTTCTACATCCTGAGCGTAATCACCGTCATAGTCCACCACGCCTCCGGCTCGAAAAAGCTCGGGAGCGCGTCCAAATGGCTCCTGGTCCTTGGCCTCCTCGTCCATTCCGGGGGGCTCATCGAGCGCATAGTTACGACGGGCCATGCCCCGATGGCCTCCATGTACGAAACTCTCGTCTTTTTCAGCTGGACGACCGTACTCGTGAGCGCGATCGTGATATTCAGGTACGACGAGCGGGAGACCGAGGTCATAACCCTGCCCGTGGCCGTACTCGCCCTCTTCTTCGCCCTCATGAACGAGAAGCCGGGCGGGCCGCTTACGCTCGTCCTCCGCACCATCTGGTTCGAGACGCACGTCATATCCTCGTTCGCGGCCTACGCGCTATTTACGCTCGCCTTTTCAGGGGCGGTCATATACCTCTGGAAGAAATGGAAGGGGGTCCAGGCGGAGGACATAAAGAAGTTCCAGGAGATAGCCGCAAAGAGCATACTGTGGGGCTTCTTTTTCTTTTCCGCCTCAATGTTCGCCGGGGCGGTGTGGGCGTATCTCGCCTGGGGCACCTACTGGCTCTGGGAGCCGAAGGTCATATGGTCGTTCATAGTCTGGTTCTATTACGCGGGGGCCATGCACGCGTGGTACGTGAGGGAGTGGCGCGGCGTGGGGCTCTCCATCGCTACGGTCCTGGGCTTCTTCGTGGTCCTATTCACCTATCTCGGCGTTTCCCTCCTCATGAAGAGCAGCCACAGCTTCTAG
- a CDS encoding methyltransferase domain-containing protein yields MQGFWNRLKANWYRKGLDHTDFPEKALSVILTRAADAKTFLDIGAGCGTLAMPLAKAGKRVTALDSSAAMIEILREDMARDRIRGIKPVQAEWGKVEIKQHDAVICANVPTLLSDPEENLKEMDRLARKAVFIIENADPMADKFYYRELYPLLFNKPFGERADYFKTYSALHSLGVFANVEIIEYDFDQPFENLDEAVEFWKEYIGIVTEEHDRKLRDYLGGKLVKKKGVLLAKFHKRSAVMWWRKGKG; encoded by the coding sequence ATGCAGGGTTTCTGGAACAGGCTTAAGGCCAATTGGTACAGGAAGGGGCTCGACCACACCGATTTCCCCGAGAAGGCCCTCTCCGTGATACTCACGAGGGCCGCTGACGCGAAGACCTTCCTCGACATAGGCGCTGGGTGCGGCACTCTTGCCATGCCGCTTGCGAAGGCCGGGAAAAGAGTGACTGCGCTCGACTCTTCGGCTGCCATGATCGAGATACTCAGGGAAGACATGGCAAGGGACAGGATACGGGGCATAAAGCCTGTTCAGGCGGAATGGGGGAAGGTGGAGATAAAGCAGCACGACGCGGTCATCTGCGCGAACGTCCCCACGCTCCTTTCCGACCCCGAGGAGAACCTGAAGGAGATGGACCGCCTTGCGAGGAAGGCGGTATTCATCATCGAGAACGCCGACCCAATGGCCGACAAGTTCTACTACAGGGAGCTCTATCCGCTCCTCTTCAACAAGCCTTTCGGCGAGAGGGCCGACTACTTCAAGACCTACTCCGCTCTCCATTCGCTCGGCGTCTTTGCGAACGTCGAGATAATCGAATACGATTTCGACCAGCCTTTCGAGAACCTGGACGAGGCCGTGGAATTCTGGAAGGAGTACATCGGCATCGTGACCGAGGAGCACGACAGGAAACTAAGGGACTATCTCGGAGGCAAGCTCGTCAAGAAAAAGGGCGTGCTGCTTGCGAAGTTCCACAAAAGGTCGGCTGTCATGTGGTGGAGAAAGGGAAAGGGCTGA
- a CDS encoding AsmA-like C-terminal domain-containing protein gives MEDQTRKKRRILPWLVIGSSVLALSILVYLLFMPLDLTRYAHRIESIIESRVDGEVRLGRVVLKVLPSPDLEVSRAEVLHGGETLFTADRAHARLSLLPLLRGHAVFQKLELANPDLVLRRYGDGTLNISRFLGVERPPEEDREREVFVKTLDLRNGRAVFIDELPERAARFEVSGINAMAERTGDVYTFGADGTLLPTTPLALSGKIDEEGSVNGRGSVEGLRLSAFNPYIREKVPGASVEGRVDLDLSYVINKEDMLRADLSYSGLEASLPSLFREPIVSPSGSGTMRVSRGEEAEETGLAFEEIDIEMAGFRVKGRFEVSGPGGERTFSLEAFTSPVPLEKLLEFLPIRAMPARAAERIETIVPLGGTVTLDELRMAGRLDELKMQPILDGQVSASASASIDNAAFRYKGLEKPFQDISGKVSFKDSALTVSGFSGRYGKEIVRRLGGTAKDLSGDAPFDASFEASMDMEETAGLIQSFAKGEARKRLEKADVTGSMLLNASISGALRKRVPLEYSGDAVIREGALSYEGIPAGISSLDAKASFDEGTLRVHESRAIVEGSTVALSGVVEGYRRPGPRFNLTASGGLNAETLKAFIKRDDIVVAGAMPFSLAAEGRPEDWSARAEVDATGSRVSFGRLVEKAEGFPLRANAAGGRRDGETVIEEAGVNMGGSAVSGSGSFRGAGDYALSIKSDGLLIADLDEVSPLLRRDFPSSGLVSFSVRTQKSPGERPVYEGAVGIRDGRFETELLKNPVENVEATAELDGNSASLLIGNIATGSTRMSGRIDLVNIAERIVGFSIDFPSFHITDVLPRKREEKEDGGEGFRERLRREAVKLNGAGSISAAEGTLWGHRFESFSTNVELGRNIAIFNPASINMHEGTISGSAIYFIDKDEPLVFTTDLNLANVQTRSMLEAFGVQRRVLSGALGGSLLLSGTRGAEPFRQGLNGYAALATGGGRLWRFGFISDIFAIVNILTIDELLRGSGLPHRGIDGSFMMTDGVISTDDLFLDSNVMRMSAVGEISTPALAIDATIALHPFVTLDRLISNIPLAGWVITGDDDSTVSLYFEMEGDLRKPSVTPMPVKSIRRNIFGIIERLLRAPFKLFE, from the coding sequence TTGGAAGACCAGACCCGAAAAAAAAGGCGGATACTCCCCTGGCTGGTAATCGGCTCCTCGGTACTGGCGCTCTCTATACTCGTTTATCTACTTTTCATGCCGCTCGACCTCACGAGGTATGCGCACAGGATAGAATCGATTATCGAGTCGCGCGTTGACGGCGAGGTGCGGCTCGGGAGGGTCGTCCTCAAGGTGCTTCCCAGCCCCGACCTCGAAGTCTCAAGGGCAGAGGTCCTCCACGGGGGCGAGACGCTTTTTACCGCGGACCGCGCGCATGCCAGGCTCTCTCTCCTGCCGCTCCTCCGGGGGCATGCGGTTTTCCAGAAGCTTGAGCTCGCAAACCCCGACCTTGTGCTCAGGAGGTACGGCGACGGGACCCTGAACATATCGAGGTTCCTCGGGGTCGAAAGGCCGCCCGAGGAGGACCGCGAGCGGGAGGTGTTCGTAAAGACGCTCGACTTGAGGAACGGGCGGGCGGTCTTTATTGACGAGCTCCCTGAAAGGGCCGCGCGGTTCGAGGTCTCTGGGATCAACGCGATGGCGGAAAGGACCGGGGACGTATATACCTTCGGCGCGGACGGGACGCTCCTGCCTACAACGCCGCTCGCCCTCTCGGGGAAGATAGACGAGGAAGGTTCCGTAAACGGGCGAGGGTCTGTCGAGGGGCTTCGGCTCTCCGCCTTCAACCCCTACATACGTGAGAAGGTCCCGGGCGCGTCCGTCGAAGGCAGGGTGGACCTCGACCTCTCCTATGTCATTAACAAAGAGGACATGCTGAGGGCCGACCTCTCGTACAGTGGGCTTGAAGCCTCGCTCCCTTCCCTTTTCAGGGAACCTATAGTATCGCCGTCGGGCTCGGGGACCATGAGGGTGTCACGCGGCGAGGAGGCCGAGGAGACCGGCCTCGCCTTTGAGGAGATAGATATAGAGATGGCCGGGTTCAGGGTGAAGGGCCGGTTCGAGGTAAGCGGCCCGGGAGGCGAGAGGACCTTTTCCCTCGAGGCCTTTACGAGCCCGGTCCCGCTCGAAAAACTCCTTGAATTCCTGCCTATAAGGGCCATGCCGGCGAGGGCAGCTGAAAGGATAGAGACGATCGTGCCTCTCGGCGGCACCGTAACGCTTGACGAGCTGAGGATGGCGGGCCGCCTGGATGAGCTTAAAATGCAGCCCATCCTTGATGGACAGGTAAGCGCGTCCGCTTCCGCGTCCATCGACAACGCGGCGTTCAGGTACAAGGGGCTCGAAAAGCCCTTCCAGGACATATCCGGGAAGGTCTCCTTCAAGGACTCGGCCCTGACCGTATCCGGTTTCTCCGGGAGGTACGGAAAAGAAATAGTAAGGCGCCTCGGCGGCACGGCAAAGGACCTTTCAGGGGATGCGCCGTTCGACGCCTCGTTCGAGGCGTCGATGGACATGGAAGAGACCGCAGGCCTCATACAGAGCTTCGCCAAAGGGGAGGCCAGAAAAAGGCTCGAAAAGGCTGACGTTACAGGGAGCATGCTTTTGAACGCCAGTATTTCAGGGGCGCTGCGGAAAAGGGTTCCGCTTGAATATTCAGGGGACGCCGTAATAAGGGAAGGCGCGCTCTCATACGAGGGCATACCCGCAGGAATAAGCTCCCTTGACGCAAAGGCCTCGTTCGATGAAGGCACTCTCCGCGTACATGAATCAAGGGCGATCGTCGAGGGCTCGACCGTCGCCCTTTCCGGCGTTGTCGAAGGCTACAGGAGGCCCGGCCCGCGCTTTAACCTGACTGCGAGCGGAGGCCTGAATGCCGAAACGCTCAAGGCGTTTATAAAAAGGGACGACATCGTGGTCGCCGGGGCAATGCCGTTCTCCCTGGCGGCTGAGGGCAGGCCGGAAGACTGGAGCGCAAGGGCCGAGGTCGACGCTACAGGCTCCCGGGTATCCTTCGGGAGGCTGGTCGAGAAGGCCGAAGGCTTCCCGCTCCGCGCAAACGCCGCGGGGGGGCGGAGGGACGGGGAGACCGTTATCGAAGAGGCCGGCGTGAACATGGGGGGGTCGGCTGTAAGCGGGAGCGGCTCGTTCAGGGGCGCGGGCGATTACGCCCTCTCCATCAAATCCGATGGGCTTCTCATAGCCGACCTTGACGAGGTCTCCCCGCTACTCAGGAGGGACTTCCCGTCATCGGGCCTCGTTTCTTTTTCCGTGAGGACTCAAAAGTCGCCTGGAGAAAGGCCGGTTTATGAAGGAGCGGTCGGCATAAGGGATGGGCGGTTCGAGACCGAGCTGCTTAAAAACCCGGTAGAGAACGTGGAGGCGACAGCCGAGCTCGATGGCAACAGCGCCTCTCTCCTGATAGGGAATATCGCAACCGGCTCAACGCGCATGAGCGGGAGGATAGACCTCGTCAATATCGCTGAAAGGATCGTGGGCTTCTCAATAGACTTCCCCAGTTTCCATATAACGGACGTCCTCCCGAGGAAGAGAGAGGAGAAGGAAGACGGAGGGGAGGGGTTCCGGGAAAGGCTCCGAAGGGAAGCGGTAAAGCTTAATGGCGCGGGCTCGATAAGCGCTGCGGAAGGGACCCTCTGGGGCCACCGGTTCGAGTCCTTTTCTACGAACGTCGAGCTAGGGAGGAATATCGCCATTTTCAACCCGGCGTCCATCAACATGCACGAGGGGACAATTTCAGGGAGCGCGATATACTTCATCGACAAGGACGAGCCCCTCGTCTTCACGACTGACCTCAACCTTGCCAATGTACAGACGCGGAGCATGCTTGAGGCCTTTGGCGTTCAAAGGCGGGTCCTCTCCGGCGCCCTCGGCGGAAGCCTGCTCCTCTCGGGCACGAGGGGGGCCGAGCCCTTCCGGCAGGGACTTAACGGCTATGCGGCCCTGGCCACGGGAGGCGGCAGGCTCTGGCGTTTCGGCTTCATATCCGACATCTTCGCCATAGTGAACATACTCACGATAGACGAGTTGCTGCGCGGCTCGGGCCTGCCGCACAGGGGCATAGATGGTAGCTTCATGATGACTGACGGCGTTATCTCGACGGACGACCTCTTCCTCGACAGCAACGTCATGCGCATGTCCGCCGTAGGCGAGATAAGCACCCCGGCGCTGGCCATAGACGCTACGATCGCGCTGCACCCGTTCGTCACCCTGGACAGGCTAATATCCAACATACCGCTTGCGGGCTGGGTGATAACAGGGGACGATGACAGCACCGTGAGCCTCTATTTCGAGATGGAAGGCGACTTGAGGAAGCCGTCGGTCACGCCCATGCCCGTGAAATCCATAAGAAGGAACATCTTCGGCATCATCGAGAGGCTCTTGAGGGCCCCGTTCAAACTATTCGAATAA
- a CDS encoding DUF3047 domain-containing protein has protein sequence MEKCSPERTHSKMPPSTRGLKAFVAALLGASLLFGHAIAGGGIEVPINPTPQGPPEGWQVKEWKGKADFKVVQEDFGPAIHLKSESTSSALYKDVEFELKEYPYLSWRWKVASLPRGADVREKSKDDQAAQVYVIFPRWPAAVNSKVVGYIWDTSAPAGSSVRSTKTGNTRYIILKSGPDGLGAWHSETRNVYEDYKKLFNEEPPRIGKVSVMIDSDDTRSSAESFIGDIRFSNAPPYGKKP, from the coding sequence ATGGAAAAATGTTCGCCTGAACGGACCCATTCAAAAATGCCGCCGTCAACACGAGGCCTTAAGGCCTTTGTCGCGGCGCTGCTGGGCGCTTCCCTCCTTTTCGGCCACGCCATTGCCGGAGGGGGCATCGAAGTCCCCATAAACCCAACTCCGCAGGGGCCGCCCGAGGGCTGGCAGGTGAAGGAGTGGAAGGGCAAGGCCGACTTCAAGGTCGTCCAGGAGGATTTCGGGCCTGCGATACACCTGAAGAGCGAAAGTACCTCTTCGGCGCTCTACAAGGACGTTGAGTTCGAGCTCAAGGAGTACCCCTATCTGAGCTGGAGATGGAAGGTAGCGAGCCTTCCCCGGGGCGCTGACGTCCGGGAGAAATCGAAGGACGACCAGGCAGCGCAGGTCTATGTGATCTTCCCCAGGTGGCCCGCCGCGGTCAACAGCAAGGTGGTGGGCTATATCTGGGACACCTCGGCCCCAGCGGGCAGCTCGGTCAGAAGCACGAAAACAGGCAATACGAGGTATATAATATTGAAGAGCGGCCCTGACGGGCTCGGAGCCTGGCATAGCGAAACGCGTAACGTCTACGAGGACTACAAGAAGCTTTTCAACGAAGAGCCCCCGCGGATCGGGAAGGTTTCGGTCATGATAGATTCCGATGACACAAGGAGCTCGGCGGAATCCTTTATCGGGGATATCCGCTTTTCTAACGCCCCGCCTTACGGAAAAAAACCTTAA
- a CDS encoding DUF362 domain-containing protein, which yields MTDVSITRCASYERAAVMKAVEDAVGLLGGIESFVRRGERILVKPNLLAAKPRDAAVTTHPEVVRAVLALVKEAGATPVIGDSPGFGSARAVAKKCGVLDIAEEMGVEIIELSTLVIAENPGGHTFRRLEVAKEAIECDGIVNLPKLKTHVQMYLTMAVKNLFGCVPGKLKPQWHLSAGVESRYFADMLLDLSLYLAPRLTVMDGVVAMQGNGPGSGEPRELGLIFAGRDCVKMDSTAASVLGASWRDVPILRAASKRGLECRPERVAVSGEDPARLRIRDFVFPPQSNVNFAAGFPGFLDRSLRKALTSRPHVDDKNCTLCGVCVGVCPAGVMEKTSRIEIEYDRCIRCYCCQELCPEGAISPRDGWLKRLIPGF from the coding sequence ATGACTGACGTATCCATAACCAGATGCGCCTCCTACGAAAGGGCCGCTGTCATGAAGGCGGTCGAGGACGCGGTAGGCCTGCTTGGCGGCATTGAAAGCTTCGTAAGGCGCGGGGAGCGCATACTGGTAAAGCCCAATCTACTGGCGGCAAAGCCCCGGGATGCAGCTGTCACGACCCACCCCGAGGTCGTGAGGGCAGTGCTCGCGCTCGTAAAAGAGGCCGGGGCGACGCCTGTAATCGGCGACAGCCCCGGTTTCGGGAGCGCCAGGGCTGTCGCCAAGAAGTGCGGCGTGCTCGACATCGCGGAAGAGATGGGGGTGGAGATAATAGAGCTTTCGACCCTCGTCATCGCCGAGAACCCCGGCGGCCATACTTTCAGGAGGCTCGAGGTCGCGAAGGAGGCTATCGAGTGCGACGGAATAGTAAACCTCCCGAAGCTTAAGACCCACGTACAGATGTACCTTACGATGGCGGTAAAGAACCTCTTCGGGTGCGTGCCCGGGAAGCTCAAGCCCCAGTGGCACCTCTCTGCCGGAGTCGAGAGCCGGTACTTCGCGGACATGCTCCTCGACCTCTCCCTTTACCTCGCCCCCAGGCTCACAGTGATGGACGGCGTCGTGGCAATGCAGGGAAACGGCCCGGGTAGCGGAGAGCCAAGGGAGCTCGGCCTCATATTCGCGGGCCGGGACTGCGTAAAGATGGATTCGACCGCGGCCTCGGTACTCGGCGCATCATGGAGGGACGTTCCCATACTCAGGGCCGCTTCGAAACGGGGGCTTGAATGCAGGCCGGAGAGGGTCGCGGTTTCGGGCGAGGACCCGGCAAGGCTGAGGATACGGGACTTCGTCTTCCCCCCGCAGTCGAACGTCAACTTCGCCGCCGGTTTCCCCGGGTTTCTCGACAGGTCGCTGAGAAAGGCCCTGACATCAAGGCCCCATGTTGACGATAAAAATTGCACGCTCTGCGGCGTATGCGTGGGCGTATGCCCGGCAGGAGTAATGGAGAAGACGTCCCGGATCGAGATAGAGTACGACAGGTGCATCAGGTGCTACTGCTGCCAGGAGCTATGCCCCGAGGGGGCCATCTCGCCGAGGGACGGCTGGCTCAAAAGGCTTATACCGGGGTTCTGA
- a CDS encoding aldo/keto reductase — protein sequence MERPIPKRKFGRTGAEVTILGLGGEGVLRTFGKEKEADALINAALDLGINYMESARAYSGSESYFGLSLRERRDKVFLASKSHARDKKGALEHLGETLRNMKTDYLDLWYIHDVRTPDDVSRIFAPGGALEAFIEARDKGLVKHIGVTGHQDPAVIKACLEAFDFDAVLVPVNPAEPFYKCFVDEIVPVASAKDTAIAGMKVYMKGLFQAPKRLLLSYALTQPISTAVVGCDNTDQLTENAEAASAFQPLKLKEARRFSQMIEPYARQLMYYKP from the coding sequence ATGGAAAGGCCGATACCTAAAAGGAAGTTCGGTAGGACTGGGGCCGAGGTGACCATACTCGGCCTCGGAGGCGAAGGGGTCCTGAGGACCTTCGGCAAGGAGAAGGAGGCGGACGCGCTCATAAACGCGGCCCTGGACCTGGGGATAAACTACATGGAATCCGCCAGGGCTTATTCAGGGAGCGAGTCCTACTTCGGCCTCTCGCTCAGGGAACGCCGGGACAAGGTATTCCTCGCGAGCAAGTCGCACGCCCGTGACAAAAAAGGCGCGCTTGAGCACCTCGGCGAGACGCTCCGGAACATGAAGACCGACTATCTCGACCTGTGGTATATCCACGACGTCAGGACCCCTGACGACGTAAGCCGTATATTCGCCCCCGGAGGCGCGCTCGAAGCATTCATCGAGGCCAGGGACAAGGGGCTTGTGAAACACATAGGCGTAACAGGCCATCAGGACCCGGCGGTAATAAAGGCCTGCCTCGAAGCCTTCGACTTCGACGCCGTATTGGTCCCGGTAAATCCGGCAGAGCCCTTCTACAAGTGCTTTGTCGACGAGATTGTGCCGGTCGCCAGCGCAAAGGACACCGCCATAGCCGGCATGAAGGTCTACATGAAAGGCCTCTTCCAGGCCCCGAAAAGGCTTTTACTCAGCTACGCGCTCACCCAGCCCATCTCAACGGCCGTGGTCGGCTGCGACAATACCGACCAGCTCACTGAAAACGCCGAAGCAGCAAGCGCCTTTCAGCCCCTTAAGCTCAAGGAGGCCCGCCGCTTCTCCCAGATGATCGAACCCTACGCACGCCAGCTCATGTACTATAAGCCCTGA
- a CDS encoding pirin family protein, which produces MIIIRRQEDIYQARGAIQDGTFTGRWHFPFGGYRDPENPGFGSLWVFNDDTLSPGATWPLHPHREIEVVTYCARGEFRHADERGKGGVLKKGWVQHTTVGSGMLHSEINNSPDEPMRFIQMWFHPSRKGLKPSVEQKPVERRERTNRLARLVSPDGDGALGINSDARVLASYLEKGNGLSYALWPKRGGYLYVVEGGPVVVNGNEVEALGAARAEDENELVIKALEDSELLLVDALLP; this is translated from the coding sequence ATGATCATAATCAGGCGCCAGGAAGACATTTACCAGGCCAGGGGGGCCATCCAGGACGGCACATTCACCGGACGCTGGCACTTCCCTTTCGGCGGATACCGCGACCCTGAAAACCCGGGCTTCGGCTCCCTCTGGGTCTTTAACGACGACACCCTTTCGCCCGGCGCGACCTGGCCCCTCCACCCGCACCGCGAGATAGAGGTCGTAACCTACTGCGCCAGGGGCGAGTTCCGCCACGCCGACGAGCGCGGAAAAGGCGGGGTGCTGAAAAAGGGCTGGGTCCAGCATACGACCGTCGGGAGCGGCATGCTCCACTCAGAGATAAACAACAGCCCCGACGAGCCCATGCGCTTCATCCAGATGTGGTTCCACCCCTCCAGAAAGGGCCTCAAGCCCTCGGTCGAGCAGAAGCCTGTGGAAAGGCGCGAACGGACCAACAGGCTCGCAAGGCTCGTCTCGCCCGATGGCGACGGCGCACTCGGCATAAACTCAGATGCCAGGGTCCTCGCCTCCTATCTCGAAAAAGGAAATGGCCTTTCCTACGCCCTCTGGCCCAAAAGGGGCGGATACCTTTATGTGGTCGAAGGCGGTCCGGTCGTCGTCAACGGCAATGAGGTGGAAGCGCTCGGCGCGGCCAGGGCAGAAGACGAAAACGAGCTGGTCATAAAAGCCCTCGAAGACTCCGAACTCCTCCTCGTGGACGCCCTATTACCCTGA
- the tpx gene encoding thiol peroxidase, translated as MERDARIKLSGNPVTLIGPELKAGDKAPDFMLVNNEMNEVTLKDFQGKTKLISVAISVDTSVCDSQLRTFNEKAASLGKDIAVLNVTMDLPFTLKKFCGTAGIKNAMALSDYRYASFGTNYGVLMKGLRLLARSVFIVDSRDNIAYVEILPESTGSVDFDGALKALSGLPAGGRAA; from the coding sequence ATGGAAAGAGACGCCAGGATAAAGCTTTCAGGGAATCCGGTCACGCTCATCGGGCCTGAGCTCAAGGCCGGGGACAAGGCCCCGGATTTCATGCTCGTGAATAACGAGATGAACGAGGTCACCCTCAAGGACTTCCAGGGCAAGACAAAGCTCATAAGCGTGGCCATATCCGTGGATACGAGCGTCTGCGATTCACAGCTCAGGACATTCAACGAAAAGGCGGCCTCGCTCGGCAAGGACATAGCCGTCCTGAACGTCACGATGGACCTGCCGTTCACGCTCAAGAAGTTCTGCGGGACCGCGGGCATAAAGAACGCGATGGCGCTCTCGGACTACAGGTACGCCTCCTTCGGGACGAACTACGGCGTCCTCATGAAGGGACTCCGGCTGCTTGCCCGTTCTGTCTTCATCGTCGATTCGCGGGACAATATCGCCTATGTGGAGATATTGCCCGAGTCAACCGGCAGCGTGGACTTCGACGGGGCGCTGAAGGCCCTCTCCGGGCTCCCAGCCGGCGGCAGGGCGGCCTAA
- a CDS encoding nitroreductase family protein: MDTVQAIKERRSINFFDPAKELSESAIRELLGLANLAPSSFDLQPWKVVVVTDPERKKTLRACAMNQQKVEEAPAVLIVIADPAGVEENMDRVLESWQALGYMRPEMRGSYADMIKSLYGARDSLTRKLFAAKNASLFAMTLMIAAKGMGLESHPMDGIDEACIKKEFNIPEDKIIPMLIAVGTLKPGGSLLPRAFRRELDEFASFQTYRK, encoded by the coding sequence ATGGATACGGTACAGGCCATCAAGGAAAGGCGCTCCATCAACTTCTTCGACCCGGCAAAGGAACTTTCAGAGAGCGCCATCAGGGAGCTCCTCGGCCTCGCGAACCTAGCTCCGTCTTCCTTCGACCTCCAGCCGTGGAAGGTGGTCGTGGTTACGGACCCGGAAAGGAAAAAGACCCTCCGGGCCTGCGCCATGAACCAGCAGAAGGTGGAGGAGGCCCCGGCCGTCCTCATAGTCATAGCCGACCCGGCCGGTGTCGAGGAGAACATGGACAGGGTGCTTGAAAGCTGGCAGGCGCTCGGGTACATGAGGCCCGAGATGCGGGGCTCGTACGCGGACATGATAAAGAGCCTTTACGGCGCCAGGGACAGCTTGACCAGGAAGCTCTTCGCGGCGAAGAACGCCTCGCTCTTTGCCATGACCCTCATGATAGCCGCAAAGGGCATGGGCCTTGAAAGCCACCCGATGGACGGCATAGACGAGGCCTGCATAAAGAAAGAGTTCAACATACCCGAGGACAAGATAATCCCGATGCTGATAGCCGTCGGCACGCTGAAGCCCGGAGGGAGCCTCCTGCCGAGGGCGTTCAGGCGCGAGCTCGACGAGTTCGCGTCATTCCAAACATACCGAAAGTGA
- a CDS encoding DUF3568 family protein produces MRSGKVPGICMIAAAFAVLMNGCAAVPVAPLLPAALPAVLAGAGGGISYTLTNIAYRTITSPIEEVERATLEASRWMALKVVRREREHNKTEMTAVTRAHTIYITLERLTPTLTRMSVNAKRGFVFKDKNTAFEIIYQSEIALMGFARGNEYQAQPGSGRPPS; encoded by the coding sequence ATGAGGAGCGGCAAGGTTCCGGGCATATGCATGATAGCGGCGGCTTTTGCCGTGCTCATGAACGGGTGCGCGGCAGTGCCGGTCGCGCCGCTTCTCCCGGCGGCGCTCCCGGCGGTCCTGGCCGGCGCCGGCGGCGGCATCTCGTACACGCTGACGAACATCGCCTACAGGACCATAACGAGCCCCATTGAGGAGGTCGAGCGCGCGACCCTCGAAGCCTCGAGATGGATGGCCCTCAAGGTGGTCAGGCGCGAAAGGGAGCACAACAAGACGGAGATGACGGCCGTAACAAGGGCGCATACCATATATATAACCCTAGAGAGGCTCACCCCGACCTTGACAAGGATGTCCGTGAATGCTAAGAGAGGGTTTGTGTTCAAGGACAAGAACACGGCCTTCGAGATAATCTATCAATCGGAAATTGCCCTGATGGGCTTTGCCAGGGGAAATGAATACCAGGCCCAGCCGGGCTCAGGGCGGCCCCCGTCATGA
- a CDS encoding rhomboid family intramembrane serine protease, whose protein sequence is MIPIRDDIPSRTYPYVTVALLVLNAAVFLYQLTLDVNGLERFIYATAAIPAELTSMAEVRPVDVLPVELTLLTAMFVHGGLLHLGGNMLFLWIFGDNVEDRFGHFRFLFFYLAAGVAASMVHILIEPGSIVPMVGASGAIAGVLGAYFMLFPRAQVQTLVILPLFISMARLPAVLFLGFWFLFQVLSSGLSAGAGIAWFAHIGGFVAGVAVALMYKAFRLVRYR, encoded by the coding sequence ATGATACCTATCAGGGACGACATACCATCGAGGACATACCCGTACGTGACAGTGGCGCTCCTCGTCCTGAACGCGGCGGTCTTCCTCTATCAGCTCACCCTTGACGTAAACGGGCTCGAACGCTTCATATACGCGACTGCCGCAATACCCGCCGAGTTGACGAGCATGGCAGAGGTGAGGCCGGTTGACGTCCTCCCTGTGGAGCTTACACTCCTGACCGCCATGTTCGTCCACGGCGGGCTGCTCCACCTCGGCGGTAACATGCTCTTCCTCTGGATTTTCGGAGACAACGTCGAGGACAGGTTCGGGCACTTCAGGTTCCTCTTTTTCTATCTCGCGGCCGGCGTTGCCGCGAGCATGGTCCATATACTCATCGAGCCGGGGTCAATCGTGCCCATGGTCGGCGCGAGCGGCGCTATCGCGGGGGTGCTGGGCGCTTACTTCATGCTGTTCCCGAGGGCGCAGGTGCAGACCCTGGTCATCCTTCCGCTCTTTATAAGCATGGCGCGGCTCCCGGCCGTCCTCTTCCTGGGCTTCTGGTTCCTCTTCCAGGTATTGAGCTCGGGCCTTTCCGCCGGGGCGGGCATAGCCTGGTTCGCCCACATAGGGGGCTTCGTTGCCGGGGTCGCCGTGGCGCTCATGTACAAGGCGTTCCGGCTGGTCCGGTACCGTTAG